In Herbaspirillum sp. WKF16, one genomic interval encodes:
- a CDS encoding 3-ketoacyl-ACP reductase, whose translation MSKRIAYVTGGMGGIGTSICTRLCKDGYTVVAGCGPNSSRKDKWLATMREQGFDIHASEGNVSDWESTRAAFEKVRAEIGEVDVLVNNAGITRDGQFRKMSKADWDAVIDTNLNSLFNVTKQVIDGMVERGFGRIVNISSVNGQKGQFGQTNYSTAKAGIHGFTMALAQEVATKGVTVNTVSPGYIGTDMVRAIRPEVLEKIVSGIPVKRLGEPEEIASIVAWIASDEGGYATGSDFSLNGGLYMG comes from the coding sequence ATGAGCAAGCGTATCGCATATGTGACCGGCGGCATGGGTGGCATCGGAACCAGTATTTGCACGCGTCTGTGCAAGGATGGCTACACCGTCGTGGCGGGCTGCGGCCCGAATTCCTCGCGCAAGGACAAGTGGCTGGCGACCATGCGCGAGCAGGGCTTCGACATCCACGCTTCCGAAGGCAACGTGTCCGACTGGGAATCGACCAGGGCCGCCTTCGAGAAGGTCCGCGCCGAGATCGGCGAGGTCGACGTGCTGGTCAACAACGCCGGCATCACCCGCGACGGCCAGTTCCGCAAGATGAGCAAGGCCGACTGGGACGCCGTCATCGACACCAACCTGAACTCGCTGTTCAACGTCACCAAGCAGGTCATCGACGGCATGGTGGAGCGCGGCTTCGGGCGCATCGTCAACATCTCGTCGGTCAACGGCCAGAAGGGGCAGTTCGGGCAGACCAACTACTCCACCGCCAAGGCCGGCATCCACGGCTTCACCATGGCGCTGGCGCAGGAAGTGGCGACCAAGGGCGTGACCGTCAACACCGTCTCGCCCGGCTATATCGGTACCGACATGGTGCGCGCGATCAGGCCGGAAGTGCTGGAGAAGATCGTCTCGGGCATCCCGGTCAAGCGCCTGGGCGAGCCGGAAGAAATCGCTTCCATCGTCGCCTGGATCGCATCCGACGAAGGCGGCTACGCCACCGGTTCCGACTTCTCGCTGAACGGCGGCCTGTACATGGGCTGA